The sequence CGATACCTATTCCGGCAGGGTACTCTCTTACAACAATTATATTTTCCTGTCGGGCGCTCCGCAGATCAGTGCTACCAACAATACCATCGCCTTTATTGATCCCAACGGCGTAAACCGAGAAGTGTTCATCGCGCCGGCACAAGCGCCTGCAGACAATACGGTGCCTGCACCACAGAAGAGTGTTGTGACCATAGAAGCATCCGGCATAGCCGGCGGTGAGTTGTCAGCCTTGCTGATCAGGTCCTTCGGCGCCCCGAACAAAAAATACCTGGTGCCCGATGCCAGTTGGAAATTGCAGGTAGCAGGAGAGAATAAGGTGACCATCACCGTTAGGCAACAGGCGGCCGATAAAACGACCACTCTTCCGGTGGATGTGGTACCGGGACTCTATGCCATCCAACTGACCAATACGCGGAAGATGATGTCGGCAAATGGAACAATGCAATCTTTCCCGCAGGCATCGAACCAGTTCCCGTTTTCTGTGATGCCCCGGATCGACAGTATCACCCCTGGCGGGGCAGGGAAATTCCAGGTGAAAGGGTTGCTGTTCCAGCATGCCGATATCACCGAACTCAAAGTATTTGTTGGCAGCGAACAGGTACCTGCTGTTCCACTAGTACCCGGCTCCGCTTTTTATACCCTGGTTAATCCAACGACCATCGACCTCGATACTGCCGGACTTGCACCAGGCATCAAGCCTTTGCGGATACTCATCAACGGTATTGAATCTGAGCCCAACTGGATCACGGTTTAAAAGCATGAAATGAACTTTCTGAAAGACCATACGTCATCTATTCCTGATTATGTCCTCGAACGGGTGCGCCTCCGTGCAACCTTGAAATTACATTGGCAGCGCTTTACCCGCACGGCCGACAGTCCATATTCCACTGTGGAAGCCTGCCTGGATGATTCCGGTGAAACGGAAGAAGAATCAGTATGGTTGAACAATAATGCGGCGCTGCAGCCGGCCATCGACAGGTTGGCCATGGTGGAAGCTTTCCTTGCTGATGAACAGGCTTCGCGGTTATCCTTCCTCGTTAGGGTATTCGGATTGAATGTGCTTGAACTGGATATTCTCCAATGCTGCCTCGCCCTTTCCCTGGAACCCAAACTGGGAAGGATATTTGCCTTCCTGCAGGATCATACGGTACAGCAACAGGTGACCGAATACCTCGTGGGCAAACTCTTCGATCATCCGAAAGGAAGAACCCTGCCGGCAAATTCCCCGCTGAAATCATGGCGCCTGGTATTGGAGCATCCCGCTGCAGCAGGTGATCAGCCGGGTCTCGAATGCGATCCTTTTCTCCGCAACTGGTTACTGGGTGTTGACCAGGTGGATGACCCGCTGTGCAGGATCGGTAAGGTCCTGGAGACGGTTAACCCGCCTTTGAAAGATTGGCCGGTTGATGAAGTGGCCAATCATATCCAGCGGATGGTCGAAGATCCGGAATCGCGGTTACGGATCGTGGTAGCGGGACAGCAGGGATCGGGAAGAAGCAGTTTTATTACACTGGTGTTGCAGCGATTCGGGTTGGCGGGATTTGAAGTAAATACCGACCGGATACCGGAAGAATATTGGAAGGATTACTACATGCATGTCCAGCGGCAGGCTTTTCTCACCGATCGTGTACCGGTTTGGGCCGGTGACGCGATCCTGAACCGGCATTGGCCGGAAGAAACTTATCCCTGGTTGCTGCAATTCATCGTAGGGGAACCCAACGGGCATATTGCACCCGATGACCGGTTCTTCGACCTGCGGCTGGAGCTGCCGCCCTTGCAATACCAGGAAAGGCTTTCCCTATGGCACCAATGGGTGCCTGCGGCCGGCGAATGGCCGCGGCAGGACCTGGAAGAAATGGTGCTCCGGCACCAATCCACCATTGGCCAGATCGTTGCAGCGGGCAGGCGGACGGTATCCGGTATCCAGGAAGTAGCGGCCATGCTCAAGGCGGATGCGGCCAGGCAACTCGGGCAATTGGCACAACAGGTTACCAGTGATTTCCGCCTGGATGACCTGGTAGTTTCAGATACGGTCAGGGAAGGGTTGGAGGATTTTGTGTATGAAGCAACAGCAAGAATTGCTTTCTGGGAAAAAGCACAACACCAGCGATTGTTTCCGCAGGGGAAAAGTTTAATCGGCTTGTTTACGGGTAGTCCGGGTACCGGCAAATCCATGGCTGCACAAGTCATCGCCAATACCCTTCAACTCGATTTGTACAGAATAGACCTATCCATGACCGTTAGTAAGTACATTGGGGAGAGTGCTAAAAATATTGAAAGGATATTGTCGAGGTCGAAGCACATGGATGTGATCCTTTTTTTCGATGAGGCCGATGCGCTCTTTGGCAAGCGGACTGACATTAAGGATGCGCATGACCGTTATGCGAATACCGATACCAACTATTTGTTGCAGGCCATAGAGAATTATCCCGGTATCGTTTT comes from Flavihumibacter fluvii and encodes:
- a CDS encoding DUF4255 domain-containing protein; this encodes MDYTSLKEITETLIAIIKTEVGGGNTVFPEIPRNDRPGVGFYLFHAQESAQYKNYPSPGLNQPSVMYAPLALNLFYQLSATSMDDNHTDALQEQVLMGAAMKALHDHPVVRKTIPGGKDIDIKVTLQHLAPGESVQYWAASESAVKLSAYYEVSVVFLEPEKPDTYSGRVLSYNNYIFLSGAPQISATNNTIAFIDPNGVNREVFIAPAQAPADNTVPAPQKSVVTIEASGIAGGELSALLIRSFGAPNKKYLVPDASWKLQVAGENKVTITVRQQAADKTTTLPVDVVPGLYAIQLTNTRKMMSANGTMQSFPQASNQFPFSVMPRIDSITPGGAGKFQVKGLLFQHADITELKVFVGSEQVPAVPLVPGSAFYTLVNPTTIDLDTAGLAPGIKPLRILINGIESEPNWITV
- a CDS encoding ATP-binding protein is translated as MNFLKDHTSSIPDYVLERVRLRATLKLHWQRFTRTADSPYSTVEACLDDSGETEEESVWLNNNAALQPAIDRLAMVEAFLADEQASRLSFLVRVFGLNVLELDILQCCLALSLEPKLGRIFAFLQDHTVQQQVTEYLVGKLFDHPKGRTLPANSPLKSWRLVLEHPAAAGDQPGLECDPFLRNWLLGVDQVDDPLCRIGKVLETVNPPLKDWPVDEVANHIQRMVEDPESRLRIVVAGQQGSGRSSFITLVLQRFGLAGFEVNTDRIPEEYWKDYYMHVQRQAFLTDRVPVWAGDAILNRHWPEETYPWLLQFIVGEPNGHIAPDDRFFDLRLELPPLQYQERLSLWHQWVPAAGEWPRQDLEEMVLRHQSTIGQIVAAGRRTVSGIQEVAAMLKADAARQLGQLAQQVTSDFRLDDLVVSDTVREGLEDFVYEATARIAFWEKAQHQRLFPQGKSLIGLFTGSPGTGKSMAAQVIANTLQLDLYRIDLSMTVSKYIGESAKNIERILSRSKHMDVILFFDEADALFGKRTDIKDAHDRYANTDTNYLLQAIENYPGIVLLATNNKSNIDNGFMRRFRYVLDFQKPDASQRLELWRKMIAELAGIHYLSSLDQQLIRLADSVELTGAQIKFAALSGIFSAQKESAHLGAAHLLKAIERELAKEGKGINKQVYQTLLKAV